A region from the Fusarium musae strain F31 chromosome 1, whole genome shotgun sequence genome encodes:
- a CDS encoding hypothetical protein (EggNog:ENOG41), with amino-acid sequence MSSFIVKLWEDIFTPGPTPTILKAANASFAALQTVLFCLLLATYNIHCVILSILCGGLWWSVNWFAAELAIAQREQREKEEKEKQQQKEVSGRDGEDSETEVETTVPSKPSPVAATTSAVAVAAAGVESLQSKGEVKQRSGATGTQSSVSTEDEWEKVSEAENEKDK; translated from the coding sequence ATGTCATCCTTCATCGTCAAGCTTTGGGAGGACATTTTTACCCCAGGCCCGACGCCCACCATCCTCAAGGCCGCGAATGCCTCCTTTGCCGCTCTTCAAACCGTACTATTCTGTCTCCTACTTGCGACATACAATATCCACTGCGTCATTCTTTCCATCCTCTGTGGCGGCTTGTGGTGGAGCGTCAACTGGTTTGCCGCCGAGCTTGCCATCGCCCAACGAGAGCAGCGtgaaaaggaggagaaagagaagcaaCAACAAAAAGAGGTGTCGGGTCGCGATGGCGAAGACAGCGAGACAGAGGTCGAGACGACTGTCCCGAGCAAGCCGTCTCCCGTTGCCGCGACAACCTCTGCCGTTGCTGTAGCTGCTGCTGGAGTCGAGTCTCTTCAGTCAAAGGGCGAAGTGAAGCAACGTTCTGGGGCTACGGGCACACAATCAAGTGTTAGTACGGAGGACGAGTGGGAGAAGGTATCCGAagctgagaatgagaaggacaAATAG
- a CDS encoding hypothetical protein (EggNog:ENOG41) — protein sequence MASWSGQPAIRGNSEAVRMILLSFVTIGITFTWGIEMTLWIAGPLSGLIVQPVVGVIADESFTREIVGFVVADDEAAKRPTIVLAVLAIYVVDFAINAVMSCSKSLIVDTLPIHKQQTGAAWSSRMSAIGHMIAYGAGAVDLLKLFGTTLGDTQFKQLTVISTIALLGSTSLTCWAVTERVLLASKPTQHEGRFKVFRQIWSTLLNLPPRIQAICWAQFWAWIGWFPFLFYSTTWVGETYFRYDVPADARKSKDTLGAIGRIGSTALVIYSVITFAGAWILPMFVQSPEDNSFTHRPPQVIAGFLTRFNQVKPDLLTAWMLGHIMFAASMSLAPFATSFRFATVLVCLCGIPWTLAMWAPSAFLGVEVNKLGGGAGSDGTYRRISDEPDIELSEISHNDATLPLDHGSEVGMPSTASTGELSGIYFGILNIYTTLPQFVGTFISTIVFAVLEPGKSPELAGDEKKQPDPDGPNAIAVCLFIGAMSSLVAAYVTRKLKVT from the exons ATGGCCAGCTGGTCAGGACAGCCCGCCATCAGAGGCAACTCCGAGGCTGTGCGCATGATTCTGTTAAGTTTCGTCACTATTGGCATAAC TTTCACATGGGGTATCGAAATGACAT TATGGATTGCTGGTCCGTTGTCCGGTCTCATAGTTCAGCCTGTTGTCGGCGTCATTGCGGATGAGA GCTTTACCCGTGAGATTGTTGGTTTCGTGGTggccgatgatgaggccGCCAAGCGACCTACAATAGTATTGGCTGTATTGGCCATATATGTTGTTGATTTCGCTATTAATGCTG TCATGTCATGCTCAAAGAGTCTCATTGTCGACACATTACCAATCCACAAACAGCAGACAGGGGCGGCTTGGT CAAGTCGTATGTCTGCAATTGGTCATATGATTGCGTATGGTGCCGGGGCTGTAGATTTGTTGAAGCTGTTTGGAACCACGCTTGGTGATACTCAGTTCAAACAGCTCACGGTCATCTCAACCATTGCTCTTCTAGGTTCAACGTCACTCACTTGCTGGGCCGTTACAGAGCGGGTTCTGCTAGCCTCCAAACCAACCCAGCATGAGGGTCGCTTCAAAGTCTTTCGCCAAATCTGGTCGACACTTCTAAACCTACCTCCTCGAATTCAAGCCATCTGCTGGGCACAGTTCTGGGCTTGGATCGGTTGgttccctttccttttttatagtacCACATGGGTTGGTGAAACATACTTTCGTTACGACGTGCCTGCCGATGCAAGGAAATCTAAGGATACTCTCGGTGCCATTGGGCGCATAGGAAGCACTGCGCTTGTTATTTACTCCGTAATCACATTTGCAGGTGCCTGGATTTTGCCCATGTTTGTGCAGTCTCCTGAGGACAACTCCTTTACCCACCGGCCTCCTCAGGTAATCGCAGGCTTCTTGACACGGTTCAACCAGGTGAAGCCTGATCTATTGACCGCTTGGATGCTTGGGCACATAATGTTTGCTGCATCCATGTCTTTGGCGCCATTTGCAACCAGCTTCCGATTTGCGACTGTTCTGGTCTGTCTATGCGGCAT ACCTTGGACTCTCGCTATGTGGGCTCCGAGTGCTTTCCTCGGCGTCGAGGTCAATAAGCTCGGCGGTGGCGCCGGATCAGATGGCACATATCGTCGCATTTCGGACGAGCCCGACATCGAGCTCTCCGAGATCAGCCACAACGATGCAACTTTGCCGCTCGATCATGGTTCGGAGGTTGGTATGCCATCTACGGCTTCTACGGGCGAGTTATCAGGTATCTACTTCGGCATCCTGAACATTTATACGACTTTGCCACAGTTTGTTGGTACGTTCATATCTACCATCGTGTTCGCGGTCCTCGAGCCTGGAAAGAGTCCCGAGCTCGCGGGTGATGAAAAGAAGCAGCCAGATCCAGATGGTCCGAACGCCATAGCGGTGTGCCTATTCATTGGAGCCATGAGCAGTTTGGTTGCAGCATATGTGACCCGGAAGCTAAAGGTCACATAA